tccaattcagttccagttgatcaatgatggacagaaatagctacatcCAGttacactgggaattgagtgtaaaatgtttgcactattgtctttctacccaggttacttatatcttcagaatctaattctttctgtgcaacaagaaatttggttttacacacatatattgtatctaggttatactgcaacacatttaatatgtatgggattgcctatcatctaggggagggagtagagggagggagggaggggaaaatttggaaaattgaatacaagggataaaattacccatgcatatgtactgtcaaaaatatatatataattataaaattaataaaataaaaattaaacataaaataaaaaataaaattttttctaactcttaaaACTATCTGACAATGGGACAAACTGCTTCTGTAAAAGATTAAATTTCCATCACTGGCATTCACAAAAAGAAGCTAAATGACTATGTAAGAAATGTTGTAGGAGGGACTATCTTTATTTGTATTAGATAACCCCCTAAAAGGGCTTTTAACTCCATTACTCAATGATTCTCTTCTAAAAAGAAACTAATCTCTAAGTCCCAAGTGGAATTGAGTACCAGGATCAATCTCGCTAAATTCAAGGTGACTGACTCATCACCACAAGGTTGATCACTAGGAGAAATTTAGAAAACTCTACAAAAGTGAATAAGGCTTGCATTGCATCCTTAATATTGAGTTTTTGAACTATTTATGTACACATTCAGAGTGCCTGGAGTGAAAAGAAAAGCTtcctaatttaaattaaaaatttgttaAGGACCTACTAAGTTTAAGGTATGCTCAGTGAgacaagagaaaaagcaaaacttCCACATCTTCAAGAGGCTTTAGTTCTACAGGCACACAATCAtgcaaataaaaattacatgcaaaacaatataaagtaattttaagaaGAGAGGCAAGTAGCTTGGTGGAACAATAGATGGGATGCCTgtcatggagtcaagaagacatcttcctgagttcaaatatggtctcaagcatttattaggtatgtgatcttggataagttacttaaccttgtttgcctcagttttcttgtgaaatgagttggaaaagggaatggcaaaccactcctgtatctctgacaaaatatatatatatattgggtcatgaagagtgagacatgactgaaacaattttaACAATTGAGAGAATCAGGAACCcaagtatattttaaagaaaattagggaCTCAAGAGATTCTTTTAAACAAAGTAAATGGACTTCAATTGGTCTGTACTGAATATTTTAAATCTAGAGTGAGATATCTCTCTGCTTCAGCCTAAAAATACACAAATCAGAGTTAATCTGATAGCTATTTTAACATTACCTGAAGCTTCTAACCAAAAGGAAAACTTGAGGCTAGGACCAAGTGCTTGTTCATACAGAAAAGCATATAGCAAGGgctcaataaaattaatttattttataaagtagtTATATTCAAGTATTATAGTAAGTGAACAATCAAATTAATTCAGTGTATCAATTATTTAAGTGctaatttaaattttacataattatacttAAATCAGAGCATTGTATTAGATAGATGaggatataaagtatatataaagttATTACATCTGAGAGAGCATAAATGCTTCATGATAAAGTTGACATTTGAATTGGCTGTTAAAGGATAATTAGCAGTTGaataaaggaaacaagaaaatagcaaaaacaaGGAAGGTAGGAGCAAGGGAAGGAAGCATGTAGTAATCACCTACTCCATGTCAAGCaggtgctaagtgttttataaatatctcatttgatccacagtacagccttgggaggtagatggtattattatgtccattttatgtttggagaaactgaggcaaacagcagtaAAGTGAATTGCCCAACTTCATTCAGCCAGTAAGTATATGATGACAAAATTAAATCagctcttcctgaattcaggcccaGCATTATACTTCTTTGCCTCCTAGCTGGAAGACATTTGACTAGATGTTAGaataaatacatagaaaagaaTCATATGAGCCAAGACTAGAAAGAGAGGAGTACCAGAGTGTGTAGGGTATTGAATTCTGTGGAGAAGAGTTGAACTTTATTTGGATCCTTAAGAGAGTCATtgaagatatttgtaaataacgTAACCAGCTCTATTTTCAAGAAAATCAGAACACAGTACAACAGTATATAGAAAGAGTATATATACATTCATTGATAATTATATTTGAGGTTTGGGGTGTTTCTATCAAATGAACATATTAATGAAGTGATAAGACACAGAACTAGAATCTTGCTATGCTGCTCTAACTCAGAACTTAAAGCTTCTACTCCAAGCAAAATAGATTGAATCCAAATTTATAGACATATACTCAGTTTGTTAATAAAAAGGctgatttttttaattgtcacAGTTCCTGCAAGGGACTGGTCATGTCCATAAGAAGCAAATCTTGACCAGAGTTCTTGTTAGCCGGTGTTTTAGAGTAGGCAGGTGTCACAATACAAGTTGATTCTTTTCAGTTGAAAAGGATTACTTCAGAAAGGAAAATACATTCCAGATCTTTGTTGAAATATCTCTGAAGTTTGGCCATACCATATTGGGTTCAAAGTTCTTTACGAAGCCattttcctgttttaaaaaatgaattctttgtttttaatcataTGGAAAGCATTAAAATTATCATAAACACATAAATAGTAAATAGTTGACCCAATCTCTTTTGTAAGAGGGCAAAAGTTCTTGACCTTGGGTCTGTAGACACAAGAGGTCTGCCTTACCATTGCCTGCTTCTCACTTCCAAGAATAGCAGCCCTCCAAATCTGCATCTTCAGGGACCCTGTCTCCCAACCCTGATGGAGTAACTGTATTGGGACTTACCAAGGAATGATACTGCCTTAATAGGAAAGGGATGAGTTAATCTTCACTTAAAAACCCTTTGTTTGCCCGGATACCCAAGCTGAGATTAACATATATCCAAGTTGTGattctatatatataaaacatatatatatatatatatatatatatatattttttttttttaaaataaaaaaaagtaaattctatGTGACAATAGAACATAAAGAATCTTATAATTCCATAGCATCGTGGTTGAACATATTACATGTATTAACTAACTCAAACTAAGACAAAAGATTTCTTTATTCTGGGTTGACTAATTATTAAATTCtgagtcaattaatttctcttttccacACTAAATTGGGAGATCATATTGTTTCTCTTTCCACTTCACAGGGATATTTTGAAGAGAAATTAGGTATTATATGaggtataattttaaatataattgaagaTATCTCAATTAGCAAAAAAGATAATAGCACTcttattaaagaataaaaagtgtAGTAGGATTAGATTACTTATTGATGTGAAAATCATATCAGTTCTTGTTCAGCATAGCAGCCAACATAGTTCCAGGCATGTCTAACTAAGTCTTTGAAGGAATAATAACAGATGATGACATGAACAATAATTTTGCCAAGGTCTgaaaagtttgtttaaaaaaaaaaaaaaggatctcacTGATAGCTAGGCTTCCACATCATGCTTACTTTGCATCAGACAGggtaatatatacatttttatcacTAAAGATTATTAATTACTTGAGAATATagtttaattttttgtaaaataaggaaattgaaaaaaatattcctgaGCTCTgtgtatttacaaaaatgtataagTATCAAGTCAAGTAATAATTGCTAATTAAAATATCTCCATGTTCTATAATCTACAAAGTCAGAACAACCATAAAAAAATACCCACCCTAATTTAATAATGTCTTGCCTAAAGTAGGGACGGTTCCTTACATATTCAGCAAGTCTTGACCTTTCAGATGCAAGCCCAACATATTCATCAATCTATAAACCCTTTCCAAGGAAGCCAAACAAGACACATTGtatcattttttccctaaagTTCCCTTCTATACTGATTTCTGGTTATTGGGTTCTGCCAGCTTTCTGATTTATCTCTTCAAGCCAACCTATTTGCATGAGCTACATGTCACCCAAGTTTATAGCTGAGTATCTATATGCTTCTGCCTATTTTCTTCCTGGGAATTATGGGATTTTTATCTTTTCACTGGATTCCCAAGCTACCCCATCATCCCTTGACATCTACTTTTTGCCCTTCCTATTCCCAGcactatgtaataaaaattagtAGTTGATTCTTAGGGTACATCTGACAGTTAATTATTTTTAGATCACTGAAgcatcagtttttttaaaaaaatatattattacaaaTAAAACATATTCTGCATTTGCTAATACAGTCCCCTTCTAGCACTACAAAAATGTGATTCTATAAAACCATACCAAAATTTTAGTTGAAAACTAAACTTGTAAAATTGGCTATTTAGGAAAAactgtgctaaataaatagaatcaTTAGGTAGATTAAACTATTAGTAAGTTTAATTAGTAACTCATTATTTTACCAATTAAAAGTTTTgagaaacatttctataaaacatACCCATCCTCCATTTTGCCTTATCCACTCTGCTATGTTGTTCATTATGAActcagcaataaaatgagaaatttcttCATGAGTGTCCATAGTCAGTGGAGCTCTGTGTCTCAGAAGTTTCTTAATGAGAATTCCCCCAAAAGCAAATATGGTGACAATCCGTCCCCAGTTGATGATGCCATCCTCAAATTCCTTTTCCATAACACTGTTGAAAATTCTTCTGGCAGAATCTACAGAAGTAATGTCCAAAGTGCTCAAGAATGTTTCCATATCCTTTTCAACTTCTTCTTGGACAGAGAAAGCAACTTTTTGAAGTGTTTGAGATGTCCTATGTAGACATGATCCCGGTTGTGGCATCTGTTGAACATGCTTCAAGTAGTCCTGAGCTAACATGTGAACATAATGGAATTCACAATCAGCCATATCAAACAAGAGAGCCAAGTTTTAGGTTTTAACACTTTGAAGCTGCTGACAATTTGAAGAAAAAGCTTACTGctcaggaaataaaaaagatcaaGATGTGGGGGCAGGTGGAATTTTTGTATCTCAGAGGGCTTTTAAATGTTCATAGTTTTCCTATGGAGGCTGTAAATGAAAGTTCAAAATGCAGAAGAAAATCTTGTTCAAAGAAAGGTCACACTTCCTTCCATTGCAAATGACTGATTAATCTTTAAAAGCCATAAGCTGGGGGTGGGGGCAAGGGAGGGGGCAAGGGGAATACCTACAAAGGATGTGAtaatattcatttccttttggaaacagGCCCAGAAATGAGTACTGATAATAGATTTGTGTCAAGAAATTTAAATACTCTGTCCTCTAGCAGTTGATAACTTAGTATTTTGACACTCGAATAAAGGCTGCCTGTTTTAGAGAATGTGatacaaaaggaaaggaaagatatcTTCTTTAGTCTTCAATGCCAAGATACTCAAGAATTCCCTTTGGTCAGGAGAAAAAATCTTtctcacaaaaacaaacaaaattatcagTTTGCATTTCTCATTTATTCAGCTCTTGATTAATTCAAAAGTACATTGGGATCATAATTTTGTGCTGTGGAAGAGGCCTttaaggtcatctagtccatttCCTTCAATTCTAATTTATGAATTAGCCAAGTTCAGTAGCAACTCTTATAAACAAGTATGGAAGACATGAATTTAAATTAATGATTAAACTGAAATAGAACACATACTGGTATCACATtctaaagagagagatgagagttTTTTTTACCACATCATTTAGCCCCATAAGCCTCAGGTCTATTATCTTTAAGAAGGAAACAGTATTGCTCTCCCAGCTGACAGGATTGATATGTAAATTTACTGCAGCATTCCATATAAATGTGAGTTTCTATTACTGATGAAATTATACAGTAAGGAGCGGGTTAGAATTGGGTAGGGAACTATCAACCCTTAGGGCTTAATTACTAAGCCTATTTGTCCAGTTTTTGGGTGAGTTTGGAATTCAGTAGGATTGTTTTTACAATGGCAGAAATCCATTTGGGAATATTTGGGATGCCCTTTAAAAGAACCCAGAGAAAATCTTCCTGGATCTCTATTAAAATTGTCAACAACCCAGGAACATTTAGAAAGCTTTTAGTACACCTTATACAGAAAggtaaatttggaaatatttgtcTTACCCCAGATGGATGGCCTTATCactaaagaaatcacagaatAGTTTTCATTTAAGAACAATTACTTTTTTTCACCTAAAATTTCTTCCAATTAACCAGATCAGAAATCTGGTTTTGTCCATGGGTAACTACTAGGTCTAGATTTACTTCCAATACAAGCCAATTTTCTTCGTCTTTTTCCTTTATTGTCTTTGAGTTGAGGAAAGCCATTTTAAGTGTCAAGAAAGGTACTTGTTAAATACTAAACAAGCAGTAATGTTTGGTAAATTTTCTGAAATGTTCTTTATTGAATCTCCATGACTTTTTATTTAGGGACAATTGTGATTTTTGCCTGTATCTGTGAAGCAGCATTAGACCATGTCACACTGATTGGCGTGAAGCTCTTTACAGTGgcacaggaaagaaaaatgaaaaaacaatgtTTATGTCTCTTTGGGACCCAAGGGACTGGTCTGGATTGggcaacataaaaaaaaaaaaaaaaaaaaaaaaaagggaggagaggaaactTAACAGGCTCTAGAGAGACTAGCCAAAATGTCCAATCTGTAGAAACGCAAATATATGCTTGATTACAACAACAATGCAGTTGATGTATTTCTCTATATAAAAGAAGCCTAAGAAATTGCTTCTGAAAGAATTGTAATGATGTATAAAAGAAAAACCTTGGAGAGATTTTGGAGCTTGCATAGAAGTTCTATAACTGGTTCTAGCAaaatgtttgggtttttgtttttgttttttttctcttggaaatAAACATTCCtaaggcaaagccaagatggcagagtaaggcAGGAGCTTCCTCAACTTCTCACAAACCATCCcaaattctttaaataatgattctaaacaaattttaaagcatcagaacacccaaaaagacaGAATAGAACGTTTTCCAGTCAAAGGCAACTTAAAAGCTGAGCAGCAAAGGTCTGGTAGAACTGGACTGGCACCCTATCCTGCAATCCCAGACCCAGCTTCTGCTAAGTGGGGACTTCTGAATCAGCAGTAGTGCTGGaagcttctggacctctcagcccaggGACGCCAAGGAGGACTTGAAAGGTCAGTGGAGAGTGTCTGTAGCAATGGGGTGGAAGTCTGGTGTGCAGTTCCAGCATGGCCCCAGTCCTGGCCAGCACACTAGATTTTACAGCCACAGTGGGGCTGGGACACACCTAACAGCTTCAGGGAAGAATAgaatgcttgtggtcagattcctagaaagacttctgaaaacagctgcacaaaatcctagaagcttgggacaatgcaccctCCATCAGGAGAAACAgatcctactttaacaaagagttaaaaggagAATAATAGGCTCGGAAAATAAGTTTCTAACCACTGAAAATTATGGtgagaagaaaagatcaaaatacacactcagaagatgataataaagtcaaagttcctatatCCCAAGCctcaagaaaataagaattgggctcaggccataGAAAGGCTTAAAGGGGACTGAATATCAagcaagagagatagaggaaaaattagggaaagaattgagagaggtgcaAAAGTAAATGCAAAAAGTTAATGCAGAGaatatcttaaaaagcaaaactggccaattggaaaaggagatacaaaagctcaagaaagctaataattttagaaaaatcgaGATACAATAAAGCCaaagccaaaaaatgaaaaaatagaaaaaaaaagtgaaatatttccttggaaaaacaactgaccggGAAAATAGagccaggaaagataatttagaaattattggTAGCTGAaagtcataattaaaaaaaaaaaaaaaaaaaaaaaaaaaaaaaaaaaaaaaagagtctggacatcatctttcaagaaattatcaaggaaaactgtatTGATACTGATACTGATAGTCTTGAACCATAgagtaaaacaaaaattgaaagaatccactaatcacttcctgaaagaaataatattcctgggagttttcaggaatattatagtcaaattctgtaacttccagatcaaggagaaaatatcataaatgtccagaaagaaacaatttgagtattgtggagccacagtcaggataatacaagatttagcagcttctacattaaagatcccaagggcttggaatatgatattccagagagcagtgGAGCTAGAATTGccaccaagaatcacctacccagcaaagcTGAATGTAATCCTTTAgaggtcattcaatgaaatatattCGATGGTCATTTGTGATGAAAAGGCCAGAACTGAttggaaaaaatgattttcaactacaggactctggagaagcataaggaaataatcagaaaagtaatatcataagggacttaataaggtttatctgtttacattcctacatagcAGGATGACACTTGCAACTCAttagaattttcttattattatgacagttaggagtatatatagacagaatgcatggatgtgagttgaatatgaagggataatatatttttcttaaaatgataaaattaaagggtgagagaggaatgtactgggagaaagagaaagggagaactgaatgatgaaaattatctgccacacacacacaaaaaaaaaaaaaaaggaagaaaaagcttttacagtggaggggaacaaggagaggagaaagtaagtgaaccttactctcatcattACTCAATAGGGCTATAGAAATCTAATTtactctgcaggaaaataggaggggaatgggatatgggaagtgggggaaggtgataaaagagaggacatattAGGGGAGGGAGTATTCAGTAGCAAACTATTTTTGAAGAGGTATAGggtgaaaagagaataaatggaaagaaatcgaattagcaatagtaattgtaaaaagtaTCTTTGAAATAAGTTTCTTTgttaaagcctcatttctcaaacatagaggaaactgagtcaaatttataaaaaataagagccatgccccagttgataaatgatcaaaagatatgatctgtccccaaaggactataaattcatgcatattctttgatctaacaACATCACTACTAGGTATGAATTCCAAAAAAGATTGGTGGGGGGGGAGGCAGAGAAGGGAAATAACTTataagtaccaaaaaaaaaaaaaaaaaaaaaaaaaaaaattcacagcagCTCTATTCTTAGgataacaaaattagaaatttagaaatttagaggATGACCATTAATTAAGGAATGTCTCACTGAACTGTGGTATGtatttgtgatagaatattatcattctctaggaaatgaagagcaggatgctctcagggagaaaaacaaacaaaaaaaaaaaaccctggaaagtcttccatgcaca
The DNA window shown above is from Sminthopsis crassicaudata isolate SCR6 chromosome 2, ASM4859323v1, whole genome shotgun sequence and carries:
- the BCL2A1 gene encoding bcl-2-related protein A1 isoform X1 produces the protein MADCEFHYVHMLAQDYLKHVQQMPQPGSCLHRTSQTLQKVAFSVQEEVEKDMETFLSTLDITSVDSARRIFNSVMEKEFEDGIINWGRIVTIFAFGGILIKKLLRHRAPLTMDTHEEISHFIAEFIMNNIAEWIRQNGGWENGFVKNFEPNMVWPNFRDISTKIWNVFSFLK
- the BCL2A1 gene encoding bcl-2-related protein A1 isoform X2 → MADCEFHYVHMLAQDYLKHVQQMPQPGSCLHRTSQTLQKVAFSVQEEVEKDMETFLSTLDITSVDSARRIFNSVMEKEFEDGIINWGRIVTIFAFGGILIKKLLRHRAPLTMDTHEEISHFIAEFIMNNIAEWIRQNGGWISTSIRICLHTVSLLKCIVDLLVLLISLSIS